The stretch of DNA CTTCAGTTTTGGCATCATCATGATTTGGTGGctcttttgtttctttcataTATACAAACGCATTTTTTAATTGGTTATTTATTCTAGAAAAGAATTCTCATGTTACTAAAATGCTTAGCAGCAATCAGCAGCAGCTATACCACCACGTCCAATTCCCTTTCAGTGTTTGTTTCTTCTTCCCTCTCCGGTCCTTCCAAAACCAAGTTCCTGCCCTCACTTTCTAGGTTTTCTGTCAAGCGTTCTGGCTTATTTTCCCAAACTCGTCCTAGCATTGCTGTGAACAAGCCCTCCATGAACCTATTGAACAAACTTGGATTTGGCAGCGCAAGGGCACCAGAGAACTTGGATTCATCCATTCCTCAGGGTCCAGATGATGACATACCAGCACCAGGCCAGCAGTTTGCGCAGTTTGGTGCTGGCTGTTTTTGGGGTGTTGAGTTGGCCTTCCAAAGGATGCCTGGGGTGACCAAGACAGAGGTTGGTTACACCCAGGGGCTTGTGCATAATCCAATCTATGAAGATGTGTGTTCGGGGTCCACAAACCACTCAGAGGTTGTAAGAGTTCAATACGATCCCAAAAGTTGTAGCTATGAGTCTCTGCTTGATTTGTTCTGGGCTAGACATGATCCTACTACTCTGAATAGACAGgtatatataaagtttttgGTTTGTGTTATTAACCATGTCATGTTAAATTGAGGTAGTCAAACTGGTTTCTGATTGATATATCTAGACTTTGCCGATTTGAATAAGTGTGGACTTTGTATCGCCAATGAAAATGTTTTCCCAACACTTTTCTGATTCCATGGTTGATTTGTCTACAGTAATTTTGGTTTTCCTCCCTTTGTTGCACTTGCCAGTATTTAACAGATACGTTTGTATTTTGCTATCTAGTTGAGTCTTGTTTTGTAAATTCTGTTCTAATATGGGTCAAATAAAATTCCAGGGGTCTCTTTGTAATAGTTGTTTAGGCAATTGTAACCTTCTATTTGCTCTTTGCGGATGTTTATTCCAAGGGTGTGAAATGGACGGATTGGAGAAGTTTATTTTCAAATCTTCTGTTCtcttttttcaatatattttatttattttcaaatcttcCATTTCAATGTGCATGCATACTTTTGTTTCTTGAATTCACTCTTTCATCCAAATCCATGCATTCTAATGATATGCAGGTGCACACACATGAATTGAACATTCTAGTTCTTGAGCACttacttacaatttttttatttgatcttGTCCTCTGTGGCAGGGGAATGATGTGGGAACACAGTACAGATCTGGAATATACTACTACACGGAAGAGCAAGAGAAGGCTGCCAGGGAATCGTTGGAACAACAGCAGAAGCAGTTGAACAGGACGATTGTTACTGAGATTCTTCCTGCCAAGAAGTTCTACAGAGCAGAGGAGTACCACCAACAGTACCTTGAGAAAGGGGGTCGGTTTGGTTTTGGGCAATCTGCTGCTAAAGGTTGCAATGATCCAATCCGATGCTATGGTTAATTGTTAAAGAGGGAATCACCACCAAAGATCAACGACACCGGTTCTTCAGATGCTGAAAGTCCATaattttttgtaactttttttagCAAGTAATACATCAAGGCTTGTGCATGTTGAAGGTTGAAGATGGACATGGCCATAGATTCTGTTGTAGAGCTGTATATTGTCCgttatatatgaaataattttgcTTTTGAAGTATTGTATTTTAGGGTGTCCTAATATAACTTGAAGCTATCCCTGCATTGTAGCTAGACATTGATTTCTTTCTTGAGCTACAGAAATTACTAAAGTAGTCTTTGTTGAACGAagtagttttaattatttattcctATGATACCTTAGGAAGTGATGttatgaaaaagaaaggaaaagtgTACTGTGGAGGAAGGTTAGGGAATAGTGTTAAATGTGTCCTATTGTTTTAGTGGTCTAGAAACTAGAAACT from Vigna unguiculata cultivar IT97K-499-35 chromosome 8, ASM411807v1, whole genome shotgun sequence encodes:
- the LOC114194455 gene encoding peptide methionine sulfoxide reductase A3-like isoform X1; the protein is MRICGAAAISSSYTTTSNSLSVFVSSSLSGPSKTKFLPSLSRFSVKRSGLFSQTRPSIAVNKPSMNLLNKLGFGSARAPENLDSSIPQGPDDDIPAPGQQFAQFGAGCFWGVELAFQRMPGVTKTEVGYTQGLVHNPIYEDVCSGSTNHSEVVRVQYDPKSCSYESLLDLFWARHDPTTLNRQGNDVGTQYRSGIYYYTEEQEKAARESLEQQQKQLNRTIVTEILPAKKFYRAEEYHQQYLEKGGRFGFGQSAAKGCNDPIRCYG
- the LOC114194455 gene encoding peptide methionine sulfoxide reductase A3-like isoform X2, yielding MRICGAAISSSYTTTSNSLSVFVSSSLSGPSKTKFLPSLSRFSVKRSGLFSQTRPSIAVNKPSMNLLNKLGFGSARAPENLDSSIPQGPDDDIPAPGQQFAQFGAGCFWGVELAFQRMPGVTKTEVGYTQGLVHNPIYEDVCSGSTNHSEVVRVQYDPKSCSYESLLDLFWARHDPTTLNRQGNDVGTQYRSGIYYYTEEQEKAARESLEQQQKQLNRTIVTEILPAKKFYRAEEYHQQYLEKGGRFGFGQSAAKGCNDPIRCYG
- the LOC114194455 gene encoding peptide methionine sulfoxide reductase-like isoform X3, translating into MNLLNKLGFGSARAPENLDSSIPQGPDDDIPAPGQQFAQFGAGCFWGVELAFQRMPGVTKTEVGYTQGLVHNPIYEDVCSGSTNHSEVVRVQYDPKSCSYESLLDLFWARHDPTTLNRQGNDVGTQYRSGIYYYTEEQEKAARESLEQQQKQLNRTIVTEILPAKKFYRAEEYHQQYLEKGGRFGFGQSAAKGCNDPIRCYG